The Thiogranum longum genome includes a region encoding these proteins:
- a CDS encoding rhodanese-like domain-containing protein translates to MREFSAGELSAYLCNADCKPLLLDVREPWEFDKVSIEGSTLVPMRQIGEHIHMLNSDDEIVVICHHGIRSRVVCRFLESEGFSNVINLSGGIAAWAKDVDCQMPTY, encoded by the coding sequence ATGCGCGAGTTCAGCGCCGGTGAACTGAGTGCCTATCTGTGCAATGCGGACTGCAAACCGCTGCTACTCGACGTGCGTGAACCCTGGGAATTCGACAAGGTCAGCATCGAGGGCTCGACCCTGGTGCCCATGCGCCAGATCGGCGAACACATTCATATGTTAAACAGCGATGACGAAATTGTCGTCATCTGTCATCACGGTATCCGCAGTCGTGTGGTATGCCGTTTCCTGGAAAGTGAAGGTTTCAGCAATGTCATCAACCTGTCCGGCGGTATCGCTGCCTGGGCAAAAGATGTCGATTGCCAGATGCCTACCTACTGA
- a CDS encoding mitochondrial fission ELM1 family protein — MQRCASEPFVLWRFSDGKPGHDAQSAGLVQALQARCEIDVYELKAERRAAALGAWLTGRYNAGYELPRPDLLIGAGHATHWHLLAARRAFGGRAVVLMRPGLPGALFDLCLIPEHDQPVAATNVQVTSGVLNTQIRSQNRSPDQGLILIGGPSPHYRWQDSEVLAQIDTLLVARPKLEWRVLVSRRTPRSFTALLGERAGLTLLSPGESHNPVAEALATAAEVRVSEDSVSMIYEALTAGAPTGLLSVTRRAGNRITAGVDRLVARGWVAAPGDWQTPPAAPPLDEAGRSAKWIVEQWLNGN; from the coding sequence GTGCAACGCTGTGCCAGCGAACCGTTCGTCCTGTGGCGGTTCAGTGACGGCAAGCCAGGCCATGATGCACAGAGTGCAGGGCTGGTACAGGCATTACAGGCGCGCTGTGAGATCGATGTTTATGAGCTGAAGGCCGAGCGGCGGGCAGCAGCGTTGGGTGCCTGGCTGACGGGACGTTACAATGCCGGTTATGAATTGCCCCGGCCTGATCTTTTGATTGGTGCCGGCCATGCGACCCACTGGCACCTGTTGGCGGCGCGCCGTGCATTTGGTGGTCGTGCAGTGGTGCTGATGCGCCCCGGTTTACCTGGCGCACTGTTTGACCTGTGCCTGATTCCCGAACACGACCAACCCGTTGCAGCCACCAATGTGCAGGTGACAAGTGGTGTGCTGAATACGCAGATCCGTTCGCAGAACAGATCACCTGATCAGGGTTTGATATTGATTGGTGGCCCATCACCGCACTACCGCTGGCAAGACAGTGAAGTACTGGCGCAGATCGATACGCTGCTGGTGGCGCGACCAAAGCTGGAATGGCGCGTACTGGTGTCACGTCGTACCCCCCGGTCGTTCACGGCCTTGCTGGGAGAAAGAGCAGGGCTGACGTTATTGTCGCCGGGCGAGTCGCATAACCCTGTAGCAGAAGCATTGGCAACTGCCGCCGAGGTGCGAGTGAGCGAAGACAGTGTATCGATGATTTATGAAGCGCTCACCGCCGGCGCGCCGACCGGATTGCTGTCCGTTACGCGGCGTGCCGGTAACCGTATAACAGCCGGTGTCGACAGGCTGGTGGCGCGTGGCTGGGTGGCTGCGCCCGGCGACTGGCAAACGCCTCCCGCCGCCCCGCCACTCGACGAGGCGGGACGCAGTGCAAAATGGATCGTGGAACAATGGCTGAACGGAAACTGA
- a CDS encoding TolC family outer membrane protein, which translates to MKILLLSVFLLLTSRFASAADLITVYEVAARNNPTLSAAAASLDASRESHPQAFAGLLPNLNAGASMSRSRFKNTDPSQDATYSTDKQASINLVQPLFRYDRWIALKQADSTIAAAEADYAAAQQTLMVDVAERYFAVLDAQDNLEFAQAEKSAIGRQLDQAKQRFDVGLIAITDVKAAQARYDIAVSQEIRAVSELEGSRDALRELTGEYFDKLDLLREDLKLVRPDPDSPEHWIAQAKQQNLQVLSAEAASEAARQEMRRQRAGHLPTLDLNASASYQDVNFGGIAPIKRQDSEIGVQLNIPLYQGGSVSSRTRQARSQFEEATQRLQEAVRAAELATRNAWRGIRTDIAQVRALGESLESTRVAVEAEEAGFEVGTRTIVDVLNAQREHYLARLNYARARSQYVVDQLRLKRATGILARDDLVEVNRTLTPASE; encoded by the coding sequence ATGAAAATACTATTGCTATCTGTGTTTCTACTGCTGACAAGCCGTTTTGCCAGCGCCGCCGACTTGATAACTGTCTATGAGGTTGCCGCGCGCAATAACCCCACACTGTCGGCTGCCGCCGCAAGCCTGGATGCCAGCAGGGAAAGTCATCCACAGGCCTTCGCAGGGCTGTTGCCAAACCTGAACGCGGGCGCCTCAATGAGCCGTTCACGCTTCAAGAACACTGACCCTTCGCAGGATGCCACTTACAGCACTGACAAACAGGCCAGCATCAACCTGGTCCAGCCGCTGTTTCGCTACGACCGCTGGATTGCACTGAAACAGGCTGACAGCACCATCGCCGCTGCAGAAGCCGACTATGCTGCGGCACAGCAGACGTTGATGGTCGATGTGGCGGAACGCTACTTTGCCGTTCTCGACGCACAGGACAACCTGGAATTTGCCCAGGCGGAGAAAAGCGCCATAGGCCGCCAGCTGGATCAGGCAAAACAGCGCTTTGATGTGGGACTGATTGCCATTACCGACGTCAAGGCCGCACAGGCGCGCTACGACATTGCCGTCAGCCAGGAAATTCGCGCTGTCAGCGAACTGGAAGGCAGCCGTGATGCCCTGCGCGAACTGACCGGGGAATACTTCGACAAGCTTGACCTGCTGCGCGAGGACCTGAAACTGGTTCGCCCCGATCCCGATTCACCGGAACACTGGATCGCCCAGGCAAAACAGCAGAACCTGCAGGTCCTGTCGGCAGAAGCTGCCAGTGAAGCCGCCAGACAGGAAATGCGTCGCCAGCGCGCCGGACATTTGCCGACACTCGACCTTAACGCCAGTGCGAGCTACCAGGATGTTAACTTTGGTGGTATCGCACCCATCAAGCGGCAGGACAGCGAAATCGGCGTCCAACTCAACATACCACTCTACCAGGGTGGCTCGGTCAGCTCGCGCACCCGCCAGGCACGCAGCCAGTTCGAAGAAGCCACCCAGCGCCTGCAGGAAGCGGTACGCGCTGCCGAGCTGGCCACACGTAATGCCTGGCGCGGCATCCGCACCGACATCGCCCAGGTGCGGGCACTGGGTGAATCACTGGAGTCCACCCGTGTCGCGGTCGAAGCGGAAGAGGCCGGTTTCGAAGTCGGAACCCGTACCATCGTCGATGTGCTGAACGCGCAGCGTGAACACTACCTGGCACGACTCAACTATGCGCGCGCACGTTCACAGTATGTGGTGGACCAGCTGCGCCTGAAACGCGCAACCGGTATCCTGGCACGTGACGACCTGGTCGAAGTCAATCGCACGCTCACGCCTGCTTCCGAGTGA
- the waaA gene encoding lipid IV(A) 3-deoxy-D-manno-octulosonic acid transferase, whose product MLRLYTFLLYLALPWVLLRAGWRGFSRPGSRRHWQERLGYISKPAGNVPVTWLHAVSVGEVRAAAPLIEALLQSDPQTPLLITTTTPTGREMAKRLFGERVSYAYLPWDLPFAVRRFLAHVRPVKAIVMETELWPNLFRALKRRNIPLYLVNARLSDHSLRGYRRVPSLVRETLACVTGVAAQSETDAERFVQIGMAAQKVIQAGNLKYEIDLPADYEQRLACLRQRFNGREPVWVAASTHAGEESMALVAHEQLLERYPESVLLLVPRHPVRAAEVAGLCQRAGLAGVLYSGLEGDAQAAGCEPDQALNASQVVVVDVLGELTYLYGLAPVAFTGGSLVAHGGHNPLEALQANCAVITGSHTGNFADIYRQLEMAGAVTRIEGKGALAGELEKVLGDSELRQHQLTAGRQVLDRNRGALARVMALLEADADSTN is encoded by the coding sequence GTGCTGCGCCTTTATACCTTTCTTTTATATCTTGCCTTGCCGTGGGTTCTTTTGCGCGCAGGCTGGCGTGGTTTTTCTCGGCCGGGCAGCCGGCGACACTGGCAAGAACGTCTGGGCTACATCAGCAAGCCAGCCGGGAATGTGCCTGTAACCTGGTTGCATGCCGTGTCAGTGGGCGAGGTGCGCGCCGCTGCACCACTCATAGAGGCTCTGCTGCAGTCTGATCCACAAACGCCGTTGCTGATAACGACCACAACCCCGACCGGGCGTGAAATGGCAAAGCGGTTGTTCGGCGAACGTGTCAGCTATGCATACCTGCCCTGGGACTTGCCGTTTGCGGTCCGGCGGTTTCTGGCACACGTCAGGCCGGTAAAAGCCATCGTTATGGAAACCGAGCTCTGGCCAAATCTTTTTCGTGCCTTGAAGCGGCGTAACATTCCGCTCTACCTGGTCAATGCCAGGCTTTCGGATCATTCACTGCGGGGCTATCGTCGCGTGCCCTCGCTGGTGAGGGAAACACTGGCCTGCGTGACAGGCGTTGCGGCACAGAGCGAAACCGATGCCGAACGGTTTGTACAAATCGGTATGGCCGCGCAAAAGGTGATCCAGGCCGGAAACCTGAAATACGAAATCGATCTGCCGGCTGACTATGAGCAGCGGCTGGCGTGTTTGCGCCAGCGTTTTAACGGGCGCGAACCGGTCTGGGTTGCCGCCAGTACACACGCCGGAGAGGAAAGCATGGCGCTCGTGGCGCATGAGCAGTTACTGGAGCGCTACCCGGAAAGCGTGCTGTTGCTGGTACCGCGCCATCCCGTTCGGGCTGCCGAAGTGGCCGGCCTTTGCCAGCGCGCGGGTCTGGCCGGGGTGTTGTACTCCGGTCTGGAAGGTGATGCACAGGCGGCGGGTTGTGAACCGGATCAGGCGCTGAATGCAAGCCAGGTCGTGGTGGTGGATGTACTGGGTGAGTTGACGTATCTCTATGGACTGGCGCCGGTGGCCTTTACAGGTGGCAGCCTGGTAGCGCACGGCGGACATAACCCGCTGGAAGCGCTGCAGGCAAATTGCGCTGTGATTACCGGCAGCCACACCGGCAACTTTGCGGATATTTACCGGCAGCTGGAAATGGCCGGTGCCGTAACCCGGATAGAGGGAAAAGGCGCGCTGGCCGGTGAGCTGGAGAAAGTGCTCGGTGACAGTGAATTGCGCCAGCATCAACTGACGGCAGGTCGTCAGGTGCTGGACAGGAATCGTGGCGCACTGGCGCGAGTGATGGCCTTGCTGGAGGCAGACGCCGACTCGACAAACTGA
- a CDS encoding polysaccharide deacetylase family protein, which produces MYHMITDPVAGARFNGLRVSPSRFEQQLRWLRDNGWQGFTVSELVDRGADLPDKAVAITFDDGYADNATQALPLLQRYGYKATLYLVIDRHDRDWSRSRKAHHDGDELKAVPKLSDEQVEALLASGYFELGAHTLTHANFLNLDDAALQRELTESKHQLEQRFAVPVRSFAYPFGLYRPGQVALVKEAGYDNAVTVREAADDPASWEPLELARIKISGRDSMLAFRQRMRTGRRGV; this is translated from the coding sequence ATGTACCACATGATAACCGACCCGGTGGCCGGGGCACGCTTCAACGGTCTGCGTGTTTCGCCATCGAGGTTCGAGCAGCAGCTGCGCTGGCTCAGGGACAATGGCTGGCAAGGTTTTACCGTAAGCGAGCTGGTGGATCGCGGCGCTGATCTGCCTGACAAAGCTGTTGCGATTACGTTCGATGATGGATATGCCGACAACGCCACTCAGGCATTGCCGTTACTGCAACGCTATGGCTACAAGGCAACCCTCTACCTGGTCATCGACCGGCATGACCGTGACTGGTCGAGGTCGCGTAAGGCGCACCACGACGGGGATGAATTAAAAGCTGTTCCGAAGTTAAGCGACGAGCAGGTCGAGGCGCTGCTTGCTTCGGGGTATTTCGAGCTGGGCGCACACACGCTGACGCACGCCAACTTTCTCAATCTGGACGATGCAGCCTTGCAGCGCGAGCTGACAGAATCGAAGCATCAACTGGAGCAGCGCTTTGCCGTGCCGGTGCGCAGTTTTGCCTATCCCTTCGGTTTATATCGACCCGGGCAGGTCGCGTTGGTAAAAGAGGCGGGCTATGACAATGCGGTCACGGTGCGTGAGGCTGCCGATGACCCGGCAAGCTGGGAGCCGCTGGAACTGGCACGAATCAAGATCAGTGGTCGGGATAGCATGCTGGCCTTTCGCCAGCGGATGCGAACGGGCCGGCGTGGTGTCTGA
- the thiC gene encoding phosphomethylpyrimidine synthase ThiC — MSAIPEEFVQKTTELSGEVTRPFPGSRKIYAQGSRPDIRVGMREIEQAETAASFGAEGNPPITVYDTSGPYTDPDITINLLEGLPALRAGWIEERSDSECLEGPSSEFGRLRSSDPELAKLRFEHISKPRRAKAGANVSQMHYARKGIITPEMEYVAIRENLRLERLKDSGLLRQHKGQSFGASVPERVTPEFVRDEIARGRAIIPANINHPELEPMIIGRNFLVKVNTNIGNSAVTSSIAEEVEKMVWSTRWGGDTVMDLSTGKNIHETREWILRNSPVPVGTVPIYQALEKVDGKAEDLTWELFRDTLIEQAEQGVDYFTIHAGVRLKYVPLTADRVTGIVSRGGSIMAKWCLAHHEESFLYTRFSEICEIMKAYDVSFSLGDGLRPGSLADANDAAQFGELETLGELTKIAWEHDVQVMIEGPGHVPMHLIKENMDKELRDCYEAPFYTLGPLTTDIAPAYDHITSAIGAAQIGWYGTAMLCYVTPKEHLGLPNKEDVRVGIITYKIAAHAADLAKGHPGAQVRDNAMSKARFEFRWEDQFNLALDPERAREYHDETLPKDSAKVAHFCSMCGPHFCSMKITQDVREYAREHGMSADDALKQGMQEKSVEFVKGGAEIYKKA; from the coding sequence ATGAGCGCCATTCCGGAAGAATTTGTCCAGAAAACCACCGAACTTTCCGGGGAAGTCACCCGGCCGTTTCCCGGTTCACGAAAAATATACGCACAAGGTTCGCGCCCGGACATTCGTGTCGGTATGCGCGAGATCGAGCAGGCCGAGACGGCCGCCAGCTTTGGTGCCGAGGGTAATCCGCCGATTACCGTGTACGACACCTCCGGTCCCTACACTGACCCGGACATAACCATTAACCTGCTGGAAGGCCTGCCTGCATTGCGCGCCGGCTGGATCGAGGAGCGTAGCGATAGTGAGTGCCTGGAGGGGCCAAGTTCTGAATTCGGACGCCTGCGCAGCAGCGACCCGGAACTGGCCAAACTGCGCTTCGAGCATATCAGCAAGCCACGACGCGCCAAAGCCGGCGCCAACGTGTCGCAAATGCACTACGCGCGTAAGGGCATTATTACCCCGGAGATGGAGTATGTGGCCATCCGCGAGAACCTGCGGCTGGAAAGGCTTAAGGACAGTGGCCTGCTTCGCCAGCACAAGGGTCAGAGTTTCGGTGCCAGTGTGCCGGAGCGTGTAACGCCTGAATTTGTGCGCGACGAAATTGCCCGTGGCCGCGCTATCATCCCTGCCAACATCAACCACCCGGAACTGGAGCCGATGATTATCGGCCGCAACTTCCTGGTGAAGGTCAACACCAATATCGGTAACTCTGCCGTGACCTCATCGATTGCCGAAGAAGTGGAGAAGATGGTCTGGTCGACGCGCTGGGGTGGCGATACGGTGATGGACCTGTCTACCGGCAAGAACATCCACGAAACGCGTGAATGGATCCTGCGCAACTCACCCGTACCGGTTGGCACAGTACCGATCTACCAGGCGCTGGAAAAAGTCGACGGCAAGGCTGAAGACCTGACCTGGGAACTGTTCCGCGACACCCTCATCGAACAGGCCGAGCAGGGTGTGGACTACTTTACAATCCATGCCGGTGTGCGGTTGAAATATGTGCCGCTGACAGCGGATCGTGTGACAGGCATTGTGTCGCGCGGTGGCTCGATCATGGCGAAATGGTGCCTGGCGCACCACGAAGAAAGTTTCCTGTATACCCGTTTCTCTGAAATCTGCGAAATCATGAAGGCCTACGATGTGTCCTTCTCGCTGGGTGATGGTCTGCGCCCGGGTTCACTGGCCGATGCCAACGATGCTGCCCAGTTCGGTGAACTGGAGACGCTGGGTGAGTTGACAAAAATTGCCTGGGAGCACGATGTACAGGTGATGATCGAAGGGCCGGGTCATGTTCCGATGCACCTTATCAAGGAGAACATGGACAAGGAACTGCGTGATTGCTACGAGGCGCCGTTCTACACACTGGGGCCGCTGACGACAGATATTGCGCCGGCCTATGATCACATTACTTCAGCTATAGGTGCTGCGCAGATCGGCTGGTATGGTACGGCGATGCTGTGTTACGTCACACCCAAGGAGCATCTGGGGCTGCCGAACAAGGAAGACGTTCGCGTGGGTATTATCACCTACAAGATTGCCGCACATGCCGCGGACCTGGCCAAGGGTCACCCCGGTGCGCAGGTGCGTGACAATGCCATGTCCAAGGCACGTTTCGAGTTTCGCTGGGAAGACCAGTTCAATCTTGCGCTCGACCCGGAACGTGCGCGTGAATACCACGACGAAACCCTGCCCAAGGATTCCGCCAAGGTGGCGCACTTCTGTTCCATGTGCGGGCCACATTTCTGCTCCATGAAGATTACCCAGGATGTTCGCGAGTATGCGCGTGAACACGGTATGTCGGCAGACGATGCCCTTAAACAGGGTATGCAGGAAAAATCCGTCGAGTTCGTGAAGGGCGGTGCGGAGATATACAAGAAGGCGTAA
- a CDS encoding zinc-finger domain-containing protein, with protein MPSPNTAADAEGSKRYIEANAENCYEVTRDDLPLHCPMDGMTLWNSHPRVYLPIEATGRAKCPYCGADYILKD; from the coding sequence ATGCCCAGTCCCAATACCGCGGCGGATGCCGAAGGCAGCAAGCGCTATATAGAAGCCAATGCCGAGAACTGCTACGAGGTCACGCGTGATGATTTGCCGTTGCACTGTCCCATGGATGGCATGACCCTGTGGAACTCGCACCCGCGCGTATACCTGCCCATCGAAGCCACCGGCAGGGCAAAGTGCCCTTACTGTGGCGCTGACTACATTCTCAAGGACTGA
- the lpxL gene encoding LpxL/LpxP family Kdo(2)-lipid IV(A) lauroyl/palmitoleoyl acyltransferase, with protein MAVVPTPPSSFSLRYLAPRFWPTWLMFGLLRLVILLPYRWQMRIGRLIGRLARHLARQRRHIADVNLALCFPEKTPLQRNALLKAHFESLGCGIVETALCWWGREKPLRDITRLVGLQHLAAARAQGRGVILLSAHFTTLELGGRLLALHTPFHVLYRQHKNPLFESVMRTSRERRFDKAIARDDMRGLLASLKAGMPVWYAPDQNHGGNQSVFAPFFGVQASTLATLSRIAEISGAAIVPFYPSRLPDDSGYLLTLCPALEAFPSTDNVQDATRLNALLESVIREMPEQYLWVHRRFKTRPAGESYPYS; from the coding sequence ATGGCCGTCGTGCCAACACCACCATCAAGTTTCTCCCTTCGCTACCTTGCGCCACGTTTCTGGCCGACCTGGCTTATGTTCGGGTTACTGCGCCTCGTTATCCTCCTGCCCTATCGCTGGCAGATGCGTATTGGCCGCCTGATCGGCCGGCTGGCGCGACACCTGGCCCGGCAACGCCGGCACATCGCCGACGTCAACCTGGCATTATGTTTTCCGGAAAAAACGCCACTGCAACGCAACGCCCTGCTGAAGGCGCACTTTGAGTCACTGGGTTGCGGCATTGTAGAAACCGCGCTGTGCTGGTGGGGGCGTGAAAAACCACTGCGAGACATTACCCGCCTGGTTGGCCTGCAACACCTCGCAGCGGCGCGCGCACAAGGCCGGGGGGTTATCCTGCTCAGCGCGCATTTCACTACACTGGAACTGGGCGGGCGGCTGCTCGCCCTGCACACGCCGTTTCATGTGCTGTATCGTCAACACAAGAATCCCTTGTTTGAATCCGTGATGCGCACGTCACGCGAACGTCGTTTCGACAAAGCCATTGCCCGCGATGACATGCGCGGACTGCTGGCCAGCCTGAAAGCCGGCATGCCGGTCTGGTATGCACCCGACCAGAACCACGGTGGCAACCAGTCTGTATTTGCACCTTTTTTCGGCGTACAGGCCTCGACGCTCGCCACCTTGTCGCGTATTGCAGAAATCAGCGGTGCAGCGATTGTGCCTTTTTACCCGTCACGTCTGCCGGACGATAGCGGCTACCTGCTTACCCTGTGCCCGGCGCTGGAAGCTTTTCCATCCACTGACAACGTACAGGACGCCACGCGCCTGAATGCCCTGCTGGAAAGCGTTATACGTGAAATGCCTGAACAGTACCTGTGGGTGCACCGGCGCTTCAAAACACGGCCGGCAGGAGAATCCTATCCCTATTCCTGA
- a CDS encoding protein-L-isoaspartate O-methyltransferase family protein, giving the protein MNALNLEEARFNMIEQQIRPWDVLDDQVLETLATTPRENFVPQRYHALAFSDISIPLAHDQVMMPPKLEGRLLQSLLLKPTDSVLEIGTGSGYLTACLAKLAGSVHSVDIFADFIEQAGSKLEQHGINHATFENTDAASGLDTPQRFDAIAVTGSLPILHHGFHELLTPGGRLFVIVGKPPIMQALLITRTGEQEWNEESLFEISLPPLINAPQPEAFRF; this is encoded by the coding sequence ATGAATGCACTGAATCTGGAAGAAGCCCGCTTCAATATGATCGAACAGCAGATCCGTCCCTGGGATGTGCTTGATGATCAGGTACTTGAAACACTCGCCACTACACCGCGCGAGAATTTCGTGCCGCAGCGTTATCACGCGCTGGCCTTCTCCGATATCAGCATACCGCTGGCGCACGACCAGGTGATGATGCCGCCCAAGCTGGAAGGCCGGCTGCTTCAAAGCCTGCTGCTGAAACCCACCGACAGCGTGCTGGAGATCGGTACCGGCAGCGGTTACCTCACCGCCTGCCTGGCAAAGCTGGCCGGCAGCGTGCATTCGGTCGACATTTTTGCCGACTTCATCGAACAAGCCGGTAGCAAACTCGAGCAGCACGGCATTAACCACGCCACGTTCGAGAACACCGATGCCGCCAGCGGGCTGGATACACCACAGCGCTTTGATGCCATTGCCGTGACCGGTTCTTTACCGATACTGCATCACGGCTTTCACGAACTGCTGACCCCGGGTGGCCGTCTGTTCGTCATTGTCGGCAAGCCGCCGATCATGCAGGCGCTGCTCATCACCCGCACCGGTGAGCAGGAATGGAACGAGGAAAGCCTGTTCGAGATTTCCCTTCCGCCACTGATCAACGCCCCGCAACCCGAGGCGTTCAGGTTCTGA
- a CDS encoding ELM1/GtrOC1 family putative glycosyltransferase, translating into MSERKRVWLLSDGQPGHDSRSQGIVHALAEVMPLDVQVVELKMRMGLARNALRYLLNHTHGPLPPGLLKLFYRMNSLPEGQCDLIVSAGGKTSFANAWLARRSGAKNIFAGTLRRLQARQFSVVMTLEPVPGANNNLVVPLLPTTIDLKSVAEQGECLRKELAGDGRRYWLMLLGGKGAGYGYRQRDWMYIARIMNRLADRHGIRWLLATSRRTGAVGEQMLRRYINTDCLARACWSESGEKFQAQACLGASDQVFVTEDSMTMLTEAMSAQRPVYSLRPEHALPDNRYEQALLNYVDAGRLCRLSLAELVERPELFDERRYRPEHLPDSQLGKDLVCRLGWSVN; encoded by the coding sequence GTGTCTGAGCGCAAGCGCGTCTGGTTGTTGTCCGACGGTCAGCCGGGCCATGACAGTCGCTCGCAGGGGATAGTGCATGCGCTTGCCGAGGTTATGCCGCTGGACGTACAGGTGGTTGAGCTCAAAATGCGCATGGGTCTGGCGCGGAACGCATTACGCTATCTGTTGAACCACACGCATGGCCCGCTCCCGCCCGGACTGCTGAAACTGTTCTATCGTATGAACAGCTTGCCGGAAGGACAATGCGATCTGATAGTTTCTGCCGGCGGCAAGACGTCTTTCGCCAATGCCTGGCTGGCAAGGCGAAGCGGCGCAAAAAATATCTTTGCCGGCACCCTGCGCCGTTTGCAGGCTCGCCAGTTCAGTGTGGTGATGACGCTCGAGCCTGTCCCCGGGGCAAACAACAATCTTGTTGTCCCGCTGCTGCCAACGACGATTGACCTGAAGTCGGTCGCCGAACAGGGTGAGTGCCTGCGCAAGGAACTGGCGGGTGACGGGCGGCGCTACTGGCTGATGTTGCTGGGTGGCAAGGGGGCGGGTTACGGGTACCGACAGCGCGACTGGATGTACATCGCGCGCATCATGAATAGGCTGGCAGACAGGCATGGAATTCGCTGGCTGCTTGCCACATCACGACGGACCGGTGCAGTCGGGGAGCAAATGCTCAGACGTTATATCAATACAGACTGTCTTGCGCGGGCCTGCTGGAGTGAGAGTGGTGAAAAATTTCAGGCACAGGCCTGTCTTGGCGCATCAGACCAGGTGTTTGTCACTGAAGACAGCATGACCATGTTAACCGAGGCCATGTCTGCGCAGCGCCCCGTGTACAGCCTTCGTCCCGAACACGCCCTGCCGGACAATCGTTATGAACAGGCGCTGTTGAACTATGTTGACGCCGGACGTTTGTGCCGGCTTTCGCTTGCCGAACTGGTGGAGAGGCCAGAGTTATTCGATGAGCGTCGTTATAGGCCGGAGCACTTGCCTGATAGTCAGTTGGGAAAGGACCTGGTGTGCAGGCTGGGATGGTCGGTAAACTGA
- a CDS encoding glycosyltransferase family 4 protein produces the protein MAERKLTILQLLPALESGGVERGTLEIARGLVKAGHRSMVVSDGGQLVSRLTGQGSEHIRLPVGHKSVWSLRLVSRLRRLMVEEKIDIVHARSRLPAWLAWLAWRGMPPEQRPGFVTTVHGLYSIGRYSRIMTKGERVIAVSESARRYILDNYPKTDASHIRVIARGIDPDVYPFGFRPGDSWINRWYQDYPFLLERQVLTLPGRITRLKGHADFLHMLASLVQDGLPVYGLIVGGEDPRHRAYADELQHTVKKLGLDGRVTFTGHRMDLRDVLSMSNLVYSLSRKPESFGRTVCEALSLGVPVAGYDHGGVGETLARVYPYGRVPAGDVKALTATTRKLLEQPQQVDPAAFTSVQDMVDSTLAVYREVAP, from the coding sequence ATGGCTGAACGGAAACTGACAATTCTGCAATTGTTACCGGCGCTGGAATCCGGCGGTGTCGAACGTGGCACGCTGGAAATCGCCCGTGGTCTGGTGAAAGCAGGTCATCGTTCCATGGTGGTATCCGATGGTGGTCAGCTGGTCAGCCGTCTGACCGGACAGGGCAGTGAACACATACGCTTGCCGGTCGGTCACAAGTCGGTGTGGAGTCTGCGGCTGGTATCCCGCCTGCGCCGCTTGATGGTGGAAGAAAAAATCGACATTGTGCATGCACGTTCACGTTTGCCGGCCTGGCTGGCCTGGCTGGCCTGGCGTGGTATGCCACCGGAGCAGCGGCCAGGTTTTGTGACCACGGTGCACGGTTTGTATTCTATTGGACGCTACAGCCGCATCATGACAAAGGGCGAGCGGGTGATAGCTGTGTCGGAGTCTGCACGTCGCTATATTCTCGATAACTACCCGAAAACAGACGCTTCGCACATTCGCGTGATAGCGCGCGGGATCGATCCCGATGTTTACCCGTTTGGATTTCGCCCGGGCGATTCATGGATCAACCGCTGGTACCAGGATTATCCCTTCTTGCTGGAACGCCAGGTGTTGACGTTGCCGGGACGTATCACGCGGCTGAAAGGACATGCCGACTTCCTGCACATGCTGGCCAGTCTCGTACAAGACGGTCTGCCGGTTTATGGTTTGATTGTCGGCGGGGAAGACCCGCGTCACAGGGCCTATGCTGACGAGTTGCAGCACACGGTAAAAAAACTCGGCCTGGACGGGCGGGTGACTTTTACCGGTCACCGGATGGATTTACGCGATGTGTTGTCGATGTCGAACCTGGTGTACTCGCTGTCGCGTAAACCGGAATCATTCGGTCGTACCGTGTGTGAGGCGCTGAGTCTTGGTGTGCCGGTGGCAGGTTATGACCACGGTGGCGTCGGCGAAACCCTGGCCCGCGTCTACCCGTATGGACGGGTACCCGCCGGTGATGTAAAGGCATTGACTGCCACCACGCGAAAGTTGCTGGAGCAGCCACAACAGGTTGACCCGGCAGCCTTCACCAGTGTTCAGGATATGGTGGACAGTACGCTGGCGGTATACCGCGAGGTCGCGCCTTAG